One window of Deinococcus metalli genomic DNA carries:
- a CDS encoding glyoxalase, which produces MPLTPPALVTGLDHVQIEAPAGCEAAARALFGGLLGLPEVAKPLALRGRGGVWLALLDGRQVHVSVAPDFGPRVKGHAALRCADLAAVRAHLEACGVPCEADHDTGAPRVFLSDPFGHRLEIVQEAPPPGGPHRDATVCDDSLWKGEKTAR; this is translated from the coding sequence ATGCCGCTCACCCCGCCGGCCCTCGTCACCGGACTGGACCACGTGCAGATCGAGGCGCCGGCCGGGTGTGAAGCCGCTGCTCGCGCGTTGTTCGGCGGCCTGCTGGGCCTGCCCGAAGTCGCCAAGCCGCTCGCCCTGCGCGGCCGGGGCGGAGTGTGGTTGGCGCTGCTGGACGGACGGCAGGTGCACGTGAGCGTCGCGCCGGACTTCGGGCCCCGCGTCAAGGGGCACGCGGCCCTGCGCTGCGCCGATCTGGCGGCCGTGCGCGCCCACCTGGAGGCGTGCGGCGTGCCCTGCGAGGCCGACCACGACACCGGCGCGCCCCGCGTATTCCTGAGTGATCCCTTCGGCCACCGTCTGGAGATCGTGCAGGAGGCGCCGCCGCCGGGCGGACCGCACCGCGACGCGACCGTTTGTGATGACTCCCTATGGAAAGGGGAGAAAACCGCACGGTAG
- a CDS encoding GGDEF domain-containing protein, with translation MRVKGWALALFFFGGGLMSLLALALPTHGAPDPVGGRLLFGVTASVGLGLSLLAWARPQVLLGKRFDELLMVLGNACSLTSTLGETLLFGTQYSVMVLLWPMVLTAGFLRRRLLGWQVAFSSVAVAVLAFTNDRVLMRGEVWPLEALLTAIPVAFTGLAVAFFRSAAVQEAQELARLGRTDPLTGLSNRRVLFDEFAGVVAATLPGQRVALVMLDLDHFKQVNDRYGHQTGDEVLRCFAQTLQTHAQGGDLLVRMGGEEFVWVMAEPDTDAVVRRVEALRAAYAARPESRAVTVSAGVVHCAADVTAAQLSALLGAADAALYRAKEEGRNRTRVDAA, from the coding sequence GTGCGGGTGAAGGGCTGGGCACTGGCGCTGTTCTTCTTCGGCGGCGGGCTGATGTCCCTGCTGGCCCTCGCGCTGCCCACGCACGGCGCGCCGGACCCGGTGGGCGGCCGCCTGCTGTTCGGCGTCACGGCGTCGGTGGGCCTGGGCCTGTCATTGCTGGCATGGGCTCGGCCACAGGTGCTGCTCGGCAAGCGCTTCGACGAACTGCTGATGGTGCTGGGCAACGCGTGCTCGCTCACGTCCACCCTGGGCGAGACATTGCTGTTCGGCACGCAGTACTCCGTGATGGTGCTGCTGTGGCCGATGGTGCTCACGGCCGGGTTCCTGCGCCGGCGCCTGCTGGGGTGGCAGGTGGCATTCAGCAGCGTGGCGGTGGCCGTGCTGGCCTTTACCAACGACCGCGTGCTCATGCGTGGCGAAGTGTGGCCGCTGGAGGCGCTGCTCACGGCCATTCCGGTCGCCTTCACCGGGCTGGCGGTGGCGTTCTTCCGCTCGGCGGCGGTGCAGGAGGCGCAGGAACTCGCGCGGCTGGGGCGCACTGATCCCCTGACGGGCCTCTCGAACCGCCGCGTGCTGTTCGACGAGTTCGCCGGCGTCGTGGCGGCGACGCTGCCCGGGCAGCGCGTGGCGCTGGTGATGCTCGACCTCGACCACTTCAAGCAGGTGAACGACCGCTACGGCCACCAGACCGGCGACGAGGTGCTGCGCTGCTTCGCGCAGACCCTCCAGACCCACGCGCAGGGCGGCGACCTGCTCGTGCGCATGGGCGGCGAGGAGTTTGTGTGGGTGATGGCCGAGCCGGACACGGACGCCGTGGTGCGGCGGGTCGAGGCGCTGCGCGCGGCATACGCGGCCCGGCCGGAATCGCGCGCCGTGACGGTCAGCGCCGGTGTGGTGCACTGCGCCGCGGACGTCACGGCGGCCCAGCTCTCGGCGCTGCTCGGCGCGGCCGACGCCGCCCTGTACCGCGCGAAGGAGGAGGGCCGCAACCGCACGCGCGTGGACGCCGCGTAG
- the paaZ gene encoding phenylacetic acid degradation bifunctional protein PaaZ produces the protein MTLSTIPDLLRPASYISGRWHANPDGQTLLDAVYGRPVAVISSTGVDFAEALAYGRRAGAAIRRLTFHERARALKALGAYLMERKEAYYELSMLTGATRRDSWVDIEGGIGTLFSYASMARRDLPDERFWPDGRVERLGREGTFVGRHLLVPREGVAVQINAFNFPVWGMLEKLAPAFVGGMPSLVKPAPQTAYVTERVVRDIIASGLLPEGALQLVTGEPGDLLDHLLEQDMVAFTGSAATAAKLRVHPNVVARSVPFNAEADSLNASVLGLTVTPDAPEFALFVREVAREMTGKAGQKCTAIRRALVPSHLVEAVTDGLRRELAKVTLGDPARDDVRMGALVSVEQRERVRDTLRRLQAEARVVISGEAELRGGDREQGAFLDPTVLLCESPLTATGPHELEAFGPVATLLPYDSLEDAVILTKLGRGSLAGSIVTHDRAEATELVLGMASSHGRLLVLNRDNAKENTGHGSPLPQLNHGGPGRAGGGSELGGLSAVRHHMNRVAVQADPTTLTAITREFVPGAAVTEDAVHPFRKSFDEIEVGDSLLTHRRTVTEADIVNFAGLTGDHFYAHVDEIGAKEGIFGRRVAHGYFLISAAAGQFVSAAPGPVLANYGLENLRFTLPVGIGDTIRTRLTCKRKIRKDLRPGETRPTGVVEWRSEITNQDGALVATYDILTLVERARDAFDPPLDAAPA, from the coding sequence ATGACCCTATCCACCATCCCTGACCTTCTGCGCCCCGCCTCCTACATCTCCGGCCGCTGGCATGCCAATCCTGACGGTCAGACGCTGCTCGACGCCGTGTATGGCCGGCCGGTGGCGGTCATCTCCTCTACGGGAGTGGACTTCGCGGAGGCGCTGGCGTACGGGCGCCGGGCGGGCGCGGCGATCCGCCGGCTGACGTTCCACGAACGGGCGCGGGCCCTGAAGGCGCTGGGCGCGTACCTGATGGAGCGCAAGGAGGCGTATTACGAGCTGAGCATGCTGACCGGCGCGACCCGCCGGGATTCGTGGGTGGACATCGAGGGCGGCATCGGCACGCTGTTCAGCTACGCGAGCATGGCTCGGCGCGACCTCCCGGACGAGCGCTTCTGGCCGGATGGCCGCGTGGAGCGCCTGGGCCGCGAGGGCACCTTCGTGGGCCGGCACCTGCTCGTCCCGCGTGAGGGCGTGGCCGTGCAGATCAACGCCTTCAACTTCCCGGTGTGGGGGATGCTGGAGAAGCTGGCCCCGGCCTTTGTCGGCGGGATGCCCAGCCTGGTCAAGCCCGCGCCGCAGACGGCGTACGTCACCGAGCGCGTGGTGCGCGACATCATCGCGTCCGGTCTGCTGCCGGAGGGCGCGCTCCAGCTCGTGACGGGCGAGCCGGGTGACCTGCTCGACCACCTGCTGGAGCAGGACATGGTGGCGTTCACGGGCTCGGCGGCCACGGCGGCGAAGCTGCGCGTGCATCCGAACGTGGTGGCCCGCAGCGTGCCCTTCAACGCCGAGGCGGACAGCCTGAACGCGTCGGTGCTGGGCCTGACCGTGACGCCGGACGCCCCGGAGTTCGCGCTGTTCGTGCGCGAGGTGGCGCGCGAGATGACGGGCAAGGCGGGCCAGAAGTGCACCGCGATCCGCCGCGCGCTGGTGCCCTCGCACCTCGTGGAGGCCGTGACGGACGGCCTGCGACGCGAACTGGCGAAGGTGACGCTGGGCGATCCGGCGCGTGACGACGTGCGGATGGGCGCGCTGGTGAGCGTCGAACAGCGCGAGCGGGTGCGCGACACGCTGCGCCGGCTCCAGGCCGAGGCCCGCGTGGTGATCTCCGGTGAGGCCGAACTGCGCGGCGGCGACCGCGAACAGGGCGCGTTCCTCGACCCGACGGTGCTGCTGTGCGAGTCGCCCCTGACGGCGACCGGGCCACACGAACTGGAGGCCTTCGGGCCGGTGGCGACACTCCTGCCCTACGATTCGCTGGAAGACGCCGTGATCCTCACGAAGCTGGGCCGGGGGTCGCTGGCCGGGAGCATCGTCACGCACGACCGCGCCGAGGCGACGGAGCTGGTGCTGGGCATGGCGAGTTCGCACGGCCGCCTGCTGGTCCTGAACCGCGACAACGCGAAGGAGAACACCGGGCATGGCTCGCCCCTGCCACAGCTGAACCACGGCGGACCGGGCCGGGCCGGCGGGGGATCGGAACTGGGCGGCCTCTCGGCGGTGCGCCATCACATGAACCGCGTGGCGGTGCAGGCCGATCCGACCACCCTGACCGCGATCACCCGCGAGTTCGTGCCCGGCGCGGCCGTGACCGAGGACGCCGTCCACCCCTTCCGCAAGTCCTTCGACGAGATCGAGGTGGGAGACAGCCTGCTCACGCACCGCCGCACCGTCACGGAGGCGGACATCGTGAACTTCGCGGGCCTCACCGGCGACCACTTCTACGCGCATGTAGACGAGATCGGCGCGAAGGAGGGCATCTTCGGGCGGCGCGTGGCGCACGGCTACTTCCTGATCTCGGCGGCGGCGGGGCAGTTCGTGTCGGCCGCGCCCGGCCCGGTGCTGGCGAACTACGGGCTGGAGAACCTGCGCTTCACCCTGCCCGTTGGCATCGGCGACACCATCCGCACTCGCCTGACGTGCAAGCGCAAAATTCGCAAGGACCTGCGGCCCGGCGAGACGCGCCCGACCGGCGTGGTCGAGTGGCGCAGCGAGATCACCAACCAGGACGGCGCGCTGGTCGCCACCTACGACATCCTCACGCTGGTCGAGCGGGCGCGTGACGCCTTCGACCCGCCGCTGGACGCCGCGCCAGCCTGA
- a CDS encoding Imm8 family immunity protein — protein MIPEVKGIFLIDFSSSECFVPDDPSDFGVALRVMIGPQYQDAADSLRFTVCSPAWHARECAVDGFVWRWDILIVNEYSRVEIGKIIERVVSRSAAPTWLQIAEQMSRRSNWEFDTYT, from the coding sequence GTGATTCCTGAAGTAAAAGGGATATTTTTAATTGATTTCAGCAGTTCTGAGTGTTTTGTTCCCGACGACCCCTCTGATTTTGGCGTGGCCCTGCGTGTGATGATTGGCCCTCAGTATCAAGATGCGGCCGATTCCTTGAGATTTACCGTGTGCTCGCCAGCTTGGCATGCAAGAGAATGTGCTGTCGATGGCTTTGTGTGGCGCTGGGATATCTTAATAGTTAATGAGTACAGCCGTGTAGAAATAGGCAAAATCATCGAGAGGGTCGTCTCTCGCAGTGCCGCGCCAACGTGGCTCCAGATTGCGGAACAGATGTCCCGCAGATCGAACTGGGAGTTCGACACTTACACCTGA
- the paaD gene encoding 1,2-phenylacetyl-CoA epoxidase subunit PaaD — translation MTPTVTHATPAAIWAALSHVPDPEIPVVSITDMGMVRDVSVDGGRVTVTFTPTFSGCPALHVIRDSIEQAVRDLGVADVEVRSTLTPPWTTDWIGDDARERLREYGIAPPAPAEHGLIQLDAEPTRCPRCGSLNVRMTASFGPTLCKRMYVCESCREPFEGFKSV, via the coding sequence ATGACGCCGACGGTGACACACGCCACGCCGGCGGCGATCTGGGCCGCTCTGTCTCACGTTCCCGATCCGGAGATTCCGGTCGTGAGCATCACGGACATGGGCATGGTACGGGACGTCAGCGTGGACGGCGGGCGGGTGACGGTGACGTTCACGCCGACCTTCAGCGGCTGCCCGGCGTTGCACGTGATCCGGGACAGCATCGAGCAGGCCGTGCGCGATCTGGGCGTGGCGGACGTGGAGGTGCGGAGCACCCTGACGCCCCCGTGGACGACCGACTGGATAGGCGACGATGCCCGCGAGCGTCTGCGCGAGTACGGCATCGCGCCCCCCGCGCCCGCCGAGCACGGCCTGATCCAACTGGACGCCGAACCCACCCGCTGCCCCCGCTGCGGCTCCCTGAACGTGAGGATGACAGCGAGCTTCGGCCCGACGCTATGCAAGCGCATGTATGTCTGCGAGAGCTGCCGGGAACCGTTTGAGGGCTTCAAGAGCGTGTGA
- the paaC gene encoding 1,2-phenylacetyl-CoA epoxidase subunit PaaC, which translates to MTATAGTLTPAQTQGLIRRLTALADDEIVLAHRGGEWTGHAPILEEDIALANIAQDELGHAGLYLGLRADLDGSDPDRLAFFRDAGAYTCTRLVELPKGDWAVTMLRQFLYDTFEALWLDAATRSTYAPLAAVAAKAVREEKFHVQHTALWVERLALGTEESARRIHVALAELWPHTAQLFQPVEGEDELTAAGLLPDLPAVHARWHDLVTRHLQGRCGLPLPATADAGAGRDTHTEHLAPLLAEMQAVARAHPDAEVW; encoded by the coding sequence ATGACGGCCACGGCAGGAACCCTGACCCCTGCACAGACGCAGGGCCTGATCCGCCGTCTCACGGCCCTCGCGGACGACGAGATCGTGCTGGCCCACCGGGGCGGCGAGTGGACCGGCCACGCCCCGATCCTGGAAGAGGACATCGCCCTGGCGAACATCGCGCAGGACGAACTCGGGCACGCGGGCCTGTACCTGGGCCTGCGCGCCGACCTGGACGGCAGCGACCCCGACCGCCTCGCATTTTTCCGGGACGCCGGCGCGTACACCTGCACGCGGCTGGTGGAACTCCCGAAGGGCGACTGGGCCGTGACCATGCTCCGCCAGTTCCTGTACGACACCTTCGAGGCCCTGTGGCTGGACGCCGCGACCCGCAGCACCTATGCGCCGCTGGCCGCCGTGGCCGCCAAGGCCGTGCGTGAGGAGAAATTCCACGTGCAGCACACGGCCCTGTGGGTCGAGCGCCTGGCTCTGGGCACCGAGGAGAGCGCCCGCCGTATCCATGTGGCCCTGGCCGAACTGTGGCCCCACACTGCGCAGCTCTTCCAGCCCGTCGAGGGCGAGGACGAATTGACTGCGGCGGGCCTCCTCCCCGACCTGCCCGCCGTTCACGCCCGCTGGCACGACCTCGTGACGCGGCACCTGCAGGGCCGCTGCGGCCTGCCCCTTCCCGCCACCGCCGACGCGGGTGCCGGCCGCGACACGCATACCGAGCACCTGGCCCCGTTGCTGGCCGAGATGCAGGCCGTGGCGCGCGCACACCCGGACGCGGAGGTGTGGTGA
- a CDS encoding phenylacetic acid degradation protein: protein MTQPHPDTQWPRWEVFKQDAPGRPHQAVGSVHAGDGEHALLTARNVFVRRPAAVSLWCVRETDLLTATPEEVTRNPAVLDTPGDAGTYHVGVKRTNKRSMTFVDLSGTVQATGSGDALRQARVLHPDVLAWMVFPESAVVRTAEDAGTVESWFAPAKDKTYKQQQHYGVIGRHVGELKRSGLMPRQVNEEPHVGDHKVYDHPHAAGKYKEES from the coding sequence ATGACCCAACCCCACCCCGATACCCAGTGGCCGCGCTGGGAGGTGTTCAAGCAGGACGCGCCGGGCCGCCCGCATCAGGCGGTGGGCAGCGTCCATGCCGGCGACGGCGAGCACGCGCTGCTGACCGCGCGGAACGTGTTCGTGCGCCGGCCGGCCGCCGTGAGCCTGTGGTGCGTGCGCGAGACCGACCTTCTGACCGCCACGCCCGAGGAGGTGACCCGGAATCCGGCCGTGCTGGACACCCCAGGCGACGCGGGCACGTACCACGTGGGGGTCAAGCGCACGAACAAGCGCAGCATGACCTTCGTGGACCTCAGCGGCACCGTGCAGGCGACGGGAAGCGGCGACGCGCTGCGGCAGGCGCGGGTACTGCACCCGGACGTCCTGGCGTGGATGGTCTTCCCGGAGTCTGCGGTCGTCCGCACCGCCGAGGACGCTGGCACGGTAGAAAGCTGGTTCGCGCCCGCGAAGGACAAGACCTACAAGCAGCAGCAGCACTACGGCGTGATCGGCCGCCACGTGGGCGAACTCAAACGCTCCGGCCTGATGCCGCGGCAGGTGAACGAAGAACCCCACGTGGGCGACCACAAGGTCTACGACCACCCGCACGCCGCCGGCAAGTACAAGGAGGAGTCATGA